In Methanobacterium sp., one genomic interval encodes:
- the hacA gene encoding homoaconitase large subunit: protein MSMTMAEKVLAKAAGLKETGAGDIVMANIDVAMTHDLTGPLSVESFQKIGVEKVWDPEKIVVLFDHQVPADSLEAAQNHIFMREFVEKQGIKNFYDVREGVCHQVLPEKGHVIPGEVIVGTDSHTCTHGALGAFATGIGSTDMAMVFATGKLWFKVPETIKFEIEGKLGQHVYSKDVVLNIIGQIGADGATYQACEFGGETTSNMSVSQRMALCNMAIEMGGKTGMVEVDEKTKNYLKGRTNKPYQSFTTDEDADSLTTMYVDVNDLEPQIACPHNVDNVKPVSEIEGTPIDQVFLGSCTNGRLDDLQVAAEILKGKQVSSDVRMLVIPASREIYRQALDEGLMNIFVDAGALVCNPCCGPCLGGHVGLLGPGEVSLSTSNRNFKGRQGSPEAEVYLSSAAVAAASAIKGEITDPR, encoded by the coding sequence ATGTCAATGACTATGGCTGAAAAAGTACTGGCAAAAGCAGCAGGATTAAAGGAAACAGGTGCAGGAGATATTGTCATGGCTAACATAGATGTGGCTATGACTCATGATCTAACCGGACCTTTATCTGTTGAATCATTCCAGAAAATTGGGGTGGAAAAAGTATGGGATCCTGAGAAAATTGTGGTTCTATTCGACCACCAGGTACCAGCAGACTCCCTAGAAGCAGCCCAGAACCATATTTTCATGAGAGAATTCGTGGAAAAACAGGGAATAAAGAATTTCTACGATGTTAGGGAAGGAGTATGCCACCAGGTACTACCTGAAAAAGGACACGTGATCCCGGGAGAGGTAATTGTAGGAACAGACTCCCACACCTGCACCCACGGAGCATTAGGTGCATTTGCAACTGGAATCGGATCAACGGACATGGCAATGGTATTTGCCACAGGAAAACTCTGGTTTAAGGTACCTGAAACCATAAAATTCGAAATAGAAGGCAAACTTGGCCAGCATGTTTACTCCAAGGATGTGGTTCTCAACATCATTGGACAGATAGGGGCCGACGGTGCTACCTACCAGGCCTGCGAATTCGGAGGTGAAACCACCAGCAACATGTCTGTATCCCAGCGTATGGCACTGTGTAACATGGCCATAGAAATGGGAGGCAAAACAGGAATGGTGGAAGTGGATGAAAAAACCAAAAACTACCTGAAAGGACGCACCAACAAACCTTACCAATCTTTCACAACTGATGAAGATGCAGATTCACTTACCACCATGTACGTGGATGTAAATGACCTGGAACCACAGATAGCCTGCCCCCACAATGTGGACAATGTAAAACCAGTGAGCGAGATAGAAGGAACACCTATAGATCAGGTATTCCTAGGATCCTGTACCAACGGACGCCTTGATGACCTACAAGTGGCTGCAGAAATCCTGAAGGGGAAACAAGTATCCTCTGATGTTAGGATGTTAGTAATACCTGCCTCCCGTGAAATCTACCGCCAGGCACTGGATGAGGGTTTAATGAACATATTTGTGGATGCCGGTGCCCTAGTGTGCAACCCCTGTTGTGGACCCTGCCTGGGTGGTCATGTAGGACTCCTGGGACCTGGAGAAGTAAGCCTGTCCACATCCAATCGGAACTTTAAGGGTAGACAGGGAAGCCCTGAAGCAGAAGTTTACCTGAGTTCAGCCGCAGTAGCCGCAGCATCCGCAATCAAAGGAGAAATAACAGATCCAAGATAA
- the ribH gene encoding 6,7-dimethyl-8-ribityllumazine synthase, which yields MVKVRIGAVVAEFNYDITHMMLELAKEHAKFLESEITEVITVPGVFDMPLAIKKLLEQDDIDAVVTLGAVIEGATSHDEIVVQHASRKIADLALEYDKPVGLGITGPGMTRLEAHQRVEYAKRAVEAVVKMTERLK from the coding sequence ATGGTAAAAGTTAGAATAGGTGCCGTAGTTGCAGAATTTAATTATGACATCACTCATATGATGTTAGAATTAGCAAAAGAACATGCTAAATTTTTAGAATCAGAAATAACTGAAGTAATAACTGTTCCTGGTGTTTTTGACATGCCTTTGGCCATAAAAAAGCTTTTAGAACAGGATGATATTGATGCAGTGGTTACTCTGGGAGCGGTTATTGAAGGCGCTACCTCCCACGATGAAATCGTTGTTCAGCATGCTTCCCGTAAAATTGCAGATCTAGCACTGGAATACGATAAACCAGTGGGGCTGGGAATCACCGGACCTGGCATGACCCGTTTAGAAGCCCATCAGAGGGTTGAATACGCCAAACGTGCCGTAGAAGCCGTAGTGAAAATGACTGAACGGCTTAAATAG
- a CDS encoding 3-isopropylmalate dehydratase small subunit, whose amino-acid sequence MDKVLEGKVWKFPDDVDTDIIIPGRYLVLTGEKELAACVMEGHDPDFAKKVGEGDIIVAGKNFGCGSSREHAPIAIKGAGISAVVAESFARIFYRNSINIGLLLIEAKGISKNIEEGDEIQIDIDKGVIRDLNSSKEFEIKPLPEFMMGIMNEGGLISYLKNHLAEIKD is encoded by the coding sequence ATGGACAAAGTACTTGAAGGAAAGGTTTGGAAGTTCCCTGATGACGTGGACACTGACATAATAATTCCCGGCCGATACCTGGTGTTAACCGGAGAAAAAGAACTCGCAGCATGTGTTATGGAAGGACACGATCCTGATTTTGCCAAAAAGGTGGGAGAAGGTGACATCATAGTGGCTGGGAAAAACTTTGGCTGCGGATCATCCCGTGAACACGCACCAATTGCCATAAAAGGAGCCGGAATATCAGCAGTGGTAGCGGAATCATTTGCCAGGATATTCTACAGAAACTCCATAAACATAGGCTTACTCCTTATAGAGGCTAAAGGTATTTCTAAAAATATCGAAGAAGGAGATGAAATCCAGATAGACATAGATAAAGGGGTTATAAGGGATTTAAACAGCTCTAAAGAGTTTGAAATAAAACCTCTCCCTGAATTCATGATGGGCATCATGAACGAAGGAGGGTTAATCAGCTATCTGAAAAACCATCTTGCCGAGATAAAGGACTAG
- a CDS encoding MarR family transcriptional regulator: protein MNKELELVESMDKLSDLMRKFQTQLRSGDLKEYTLRQLYYIELIDKNQGISVSELAKTLDVKKSTVSIAINQLIDLGIVNKIQSNQDKRFYSLQLTPKGNQIMEMHKQVHKNTIKKISKILNPEEVENFVKIVNKITISEL from the coding sequence ATGAATAAGGAGCTTGAACTGGTAGAATCAATGGATAAACTTAGCGATTTAATGAGAAAATTCCAAACACAACTTCGAAGTGGAGATTTAAAAGAATACACTCTCAGACAACTTTACTACATAGAATTAATCGATAAAAACCAGGGAATAAGCGTTTCTGAACTAGCAAAAACACTGGACGTAAAAAAATCAACGGTATCAATAGCCATCAACCAGTTAATTGATCTGGGAATTGTAAACAAAATCCAATCCAACCAGGACAAACGTTTCTATTCTCTGCAGTTAACACCCAAAGGCAACCAGATAATGGAAATGCACAAACAAGTCCATAAAAACACGATAAAAAAGATTTCAAAGATTTTAAACCCTGAAGAAGTTGAAAATTTCGTGAAAATTGTAAATAAAATAACAATTTCTGAATTATAG
- a CDS encoding aminotransferase class V-fold PLP-dependent enzyme produces the protein MKTADVRRDIPLLEDVIYLDAASTTPTPRPVVDAMCDYFYNYNANTGRGAYRLAVKASHKLDEAREKIARFVNSHPDEIIFTKNTTEAINMVAHGLEFEEGDNIVVPNIEHHSNLVPWLNLRSKGVELRVVNADENGVVDPDAVEKAVDENTRLISITHISNSIGSVQPVEEIAKIANKTGALYLVDVAQSAGHISVDVKKLGADFIAFPGHKGLLGPVGTGFLYCTRNAQEKLQPLNLGGGTVDQVTEDDFKLTEAPYCFEAGTQNIAGCIGLGASIDYLKRIGMHKIEKHSQKLTRFMYQEILDLEKVTVYGSPENIYGIVSFNIDNINPHDLAKILDESRSICVRSGFHCAIPSMRHIGAYELGGTVRASIHYYNTREELEILVETLKKVSKFLV, from the coding sequence ATGAAAACAGCCGATGTAAGAAGGGATATTCCCTTACTGGAAGATGTCATATATCTTGATGCTGCCAGCACCACCCCCACACCCCGACCAGTAGTGGATGCCATGTGTGATTATTTCTACAACTACAATGCCAACACTGGCAGAGGTGCTTACCGGCTGGCGGTTAAGGCCTCCCATAAACTGGATGAAGCACGGGAGAAGATTGCCAGATTTGTGAATTCCCATCCTGATGAGATTATTTTCACCAAAAACACTACTGAAGCCATAAACATGGTAGCTCATGGTCTGGAATTTGAGGAGGGGGATAACATTGTGGTCCCTAACATTGAACACCACTCTAACCTGGTACCCTGGCTTAATCTGCGTAGTAAAGGAGTGGAATTGAGGGTTGTAAATGCAGATGAAAACGGAGTTGTTGATCCAGATGCAGTTGAAAAGGCGGTTGATGAAAACACGCGACTGATAAGTATCACCCATATCTCCAATTCCATTGGTTCGGTACAACCCGTGGAGGAAATAGCCAAAATAGCCAATAAAACTGGAGCACTTTACCTGGTTGATGTCGCCCAATCTGCCGGGCATATTAGTGTTGATGTGAAAAAGTTAGGGGCTGATTTTATTGCTTTCCCTGGTCATAAAGGATTGTTAGGTCCAGTTGGAACCGGATTTCTGTACTGCACCCGGAATGCACAGGAAAAATTGCAACCCCTTAACCTGGGAGGGGGAACAGTTGACCAGGTCACTGAAGATGATTTTAAACTCACCGAAGCTCCATATTGCTTTGAAGCGGGAACTCAAAATATTGCTGGGTGCATTGGCCTGGGAGCATCCATAGACTACCTGAAAAGGATTGGGATGCATAAAATAGAGAAACACAGTCAAAAACTAACCAGATTCATGTACCAGGAGATCCTTGATCTGGAGAAGGTCACTGTTTATGGGAGTCCAGAAAATATTTATGGTATTGTTTCCTTCAATATAGATAATATAAACCCCCATGACCTGGCCAAGATACTGGATGAGAGTAGATCCATATGTGTCAGGAGCGGTTTTCACTGTGCAATACCATCAATGAGGCATATAGGGGCTTATGAGTTGGGTGGAACCGTTAGGGCATCCATACATTACTACAATACTCGGGAAGAACTAGAAATATTGGTTGAAACTCTCAAAAAAGTTTCCAAATTCCTGGTATAA
- the radA gene encoding DNA repair and recombination protein RadA: MVELEDLPNVGEKTAQKLRDAGFADMMRLATATAKELSVKAEIGEGVAEKVIEAARKAEQIDFETALDVMERRKDVGHIITGSTGLDELIGGGIETQAITEVFGEFGSGKSQISHEIAVTVQLPPEKGGLCGECVFIDTENTFRPERIKQIAEGFTLDVEEVLGKIHIARAFNSSHQILMADKVNELIQSGVNIRLVIVDSLTAHFRAEYVGRESLATRQQKLNQHLHTLQNIANTYNVAVFVTNQVQARPDAFFGSPTKAIGGHVLGHASTYRIWLKKGLAGKRIARLVDSPHLPEGEAVFKVVTEGVVD, encoded by the coding sequence ATGGTGGAACTGGAAGACTTACCCAATGTGGGAGAAAAAACCGCACAAAAATTAAGAGATGCTGGTTTTGCAGACATGATGCGGCTGGCAACAGCCACCGCCAAGGAACTCAGTGTTAAAGCTGAAATTGGTGAAGGAGTTGCAGAAAAAGTCATCGAAGCTGCTCGTAAGGCAGAACAGATTGACTTTGAAACAGCCCTGGATGTGATGGAACGCAGGAAAGACGTGGGCCATATAATCACAGGGAGCACAGGTTTAGACGAGTTAATTGGTGGCGGAATAGAAACACAGGCCATAACCGAGGTTTTCGGAGAATTCGGATCCGGTAAAAGCCAAATATCTCATGAAATTGCAGTGACAGTGCAGTTACCTCCAGAAAAGGGAGGTTTATGTGGAGAATGTGTTTTTATTGACACCGAAAATACATTCCGACCGGAAAGGATAAAACAGATAGCAGAAGGGTTCACTTTAGATGTAGAGGAAGTTCTAGGGAAGATCCACATCGCCAGGGCATTTAACTCCAGCCATCAGATACTCATGGCCGATAAGGTCAACGAACTCATACAATCAGGTGTGAATATTCGTCTGGTGATTGTTGATTCCCTTACTGCTCATTTCCGTGCAGAATACGTGGGAAGAGAGTCCTTGGCCACCCGGCAGCAGAAACTGAACCAGCACCTGCACACCCTGCAGAACATAGCCAACACATACAACGTGGCAGTCTTTGTAACCAACCAGGTGCAGGCCCGTCCAGACGCATTCTTCGGAAGTCCCACCAAGGCCATTGGAGGACACGTACTGGGACACGCCTCCACCTACAGAATATGGCTCAAGAAAGGGCTGGCAGGTAAACGTATTGCCAGGTTAGTGGACAGCCCTCATCTGCCTGAGGGTGAAGCTGTGTTCAAGGTAGTTACCGAAGGGGTTGTTGATTAG
- a CDS encoding OB-fold nucleic acid binding domain-containing protein, whose product MREMSQEIKDEYEKIKDKISYEDFLKKMEEYKKENADVSFIDDISIAHMVVGDYITEKNEPTEEVKDLWKIKDLETGKQHINLLGRVMSISNVKKFTSKKGREGKLANLILADETGRIRVVFWTENIKLMDKFQEGDVVQINDVEVKQGFRDDETHLNIQSSLEKLDPTDYPDLPPYNDKITPLSEIKGDMEVNVVARVIRIPRIRSFDRNGRDGKVASLELQDKSGSMQFTLWNKDTNLIDDLDLKEGDAVRILGAQSRVRNGEVSLSHSWIGRIVKGDFDVPEYQEDILKIGDAHEMRNVTLIGLVSKVYDTITFERDDGTTGKVKSMELEDDTGAIRLTLWNEDTEIDVKKGDILKIIGGNIEFDDYSGTNYRVNTNWNTKLIINPPIDQEMKDKLNEVGKYLKPMKINDLNKIEDDGEEVDIIGRVVNLYEPNEFQRDDGTTGMVRTAEIADDSGMVRVSLWDNKAEHQMKEGDALKIENARTRLGDYQVDLSVGKTSRLIEPTEEEIKDLPSLKDVESMIYQSKKIKELAEGDRDVSIFGRVLSMGEPTQFTKSDGSAGIVRSMEIADDTGVIRASLWDDQANTSFKEGEAVKIDNPRVNMRNDRVELSVGRTTMITKPAEDETSVPSLDEIEGKLYPSKNIGDIEEGNQSIKVTGEVVDIRGNKILFEMCPNCNKRVNWAEDGYICDICGEKIEKPNMLMIISLMLEDDTGTISITFFRKAAEEILGMTTTEAEEIIATTGDEGSLEEKVGDLVGRQITVIADASFDEYNEEVRLNARKMVDVKL is encoded by the coding sequence ATGAGGGAAATGAGCCAAGAGATAAAGGATGAATATGAGAAAATCAAGGACAAAATCTCATATGAAGACTTCCTGAAAAAAATGGAAGAATATAAAAAAGAAAACGCAGATGTAAGCTTTATCGACGACATTAGCATAGCCCATATGGTGGTAGGGGACTATATTACCGAAAAAAACGAGCCCACTGAAGAAGTAAAGGATTTATGGAAGATAAAAGATTTAGAAACCGGCAAACAACACATAAACCTACTGGGAAGGGTAATGAGCATTTCCAACGTTAAAAAATTCACCAGTAAGAAAGGTAGAGAAGGAAAACTAGCAAACCTGATCCTTGCAGATGAGACCGGTAGAATAAGAGTTGTTTTTTGGACTGAAAACATCAAATTAATGGATAAATTCCAGGAAGGGGATGTGGTTCAAATCAATGACGTGGAAGTGAAACAGGGATTTCGGGATGATGAAACCCACCTTAACATACAATCCTCCCTAGAAAAATTGGACCCAACGGATTACCCTGATTTACCCCCATATAACGATAAAATAACTCCTTTGAGTGAAATTAAAGGAGATATGGAAGTAAACGTGGTTGCACGTGTCATTAGAATTCCCAGGATAAGGTCCTTTGATCGTAACGGCAGAGATGGTAAAGTAGCCTCCCTGGAACTGCAGGATAAAAGTGGTAGCATGCAATTCACCCTGTGGAACAAAGACACCAACCTCATCGATGATCTGGATCTAAAAGAAGGGGACGCAGTCAGGATACTGGGAGCTCAGAGCAGAGTTCGTAATGGAGAAGTATCCTTAAGCCACTCCTGGATCGGTAGAATTGTAAAAGGAGACTTTGATGTTCCAGAATATCAGGAAGATATTCTCAAAATCGGAGACGCCCATGAAATGAGAAATGTTACCCTGATAGGATTGGTGAGCAAAGTTTACGATACCATAACCTTCGAACGAGACGATGGGACCACTGGAAAAGTGAAATCCATGGAATTAGAGGATGATACAGGTGCTATTCGTCTTACCCTGTGGAATGAAGACACTGAAATCGATGTTAAAAAGGGAGACATCCTGAAAATCATCGGAGGGAACATTGAATTCGATGATTATTCCGGCACCAACTACCGGGTGAACACCAACTGGAACACCAAACTCATCATTAATCCCCCAATAGACCAGGAAATGAAAGATAAACTGAATGAAGTTGGTAAATACCTAAAACCAATGAAAATCAATGACTTAAATAAAATAGAAGATGATGGGGAAGAAGTGGATATCATTGGACGTGTGGTTAACCTATATGAACCCAACGAGTTTCAGCGAGACGATGGCACCACCGGCATGGTGAGAACGGCAGAAATTGCCGATGACTCTGGAATGGTACGGGTTTCTCTGTGGGATAATAAAGCAGAACATCAAATGAAAGAGGGAGATGCCCTGAAAATTGAGAATGCACGCACACGTCTGGGAGATTACCAGGTAGATCTCAGTGTGGGTAAAACTTCCCGACTCATTGAACCTACAGAAGAAGAGATAAAAGACCTACCATCTCTAAAAGATGTTGAATCAATGATCTATCAGAGTAAGAAGATCAAAGAGCTGGCTGAAGGGGACCGGGATGTGAGCATCTTCGGCCGTGTTTTAAGTATGGGAGAACCCACCCAGTTCACCAAAAGTGATGGCAGCGCAGGCATAGTCCGTTCCATGGAGATTGCCGACGACACTGGGGTGATTCGAGCTTCACTCTGGGATGATCAGGCCAACACATCATTTAAAGAAGGCGAAGCAGTCAAAATTGATAATCCAAGGGTTAATATGCGAAATGATCGTGTTGAGCTCAGTGTAGGTAGAACGACTATGATAACTAAACCCGCTGAAGACGAAACATCCGTTCCCAGCTTGGATGAGATAGAAGGAAAACTATATCCCTCCAAAAATATTGGAGATATTGAAGAAGGGAACCAGAGCATAAAGGTAACTGGAGAAGTAGTAGACATCCGTGGTAACAAAATACTCTTTGAAATGTGTCCCAACTGTAATAAAAGAGTCAACTGGGCGGAAGATGGTTATATCTGCGACATCTGTGGTGAAAAAATCGAAAAACCTAACATGTTGATGATTATCAGCCTCATGTTGGAAGATGACACTGGCACTATAAGTATCACCTTCTTCCGTAAGGCAGCCGAAGAAATTCTGGGCATGACCACCACCGAAGCCGAAGAAATCATTGCCACCACTGGAGATGAGGGATCCCTGGAGGAAAAAGTGGGGGATCTGGTGGGTAGACAGATCACCGTGATCGCAGATGCAAGTTTCGACGAATATAACGAGGAAGTGCGTTTAAACGCCAGGAAAATGGTGGATGTTAAACTTTAA
- a CDS encoding isocitrate/isopropylmalate family dehydrogenase, translating to MYKIAVIPGDGIGKEVMEATLHVLEAVDVEFDYTFADAGDEHMEKTGVALPQETVDIVKASQACLFGAAGESAADVIVKMRQELDLYVNLRPVKSYPGTKSIFNNLDFVIVRENTEGLYIGLEEETEEGATALRVVTRKASERICKFAFEYAKKTGRDKVTAVHKANVLKKTDGLFKETFYKVAEDYPDMELDDRYVDATAMFFITKPEMFDVIVTTNLFGDILSDEGAGLVGGLGLIPSANIGENQGLFEPVHGSAPNHAGKGTANPSAMILSAVLMLDYLEENDAARKLENALVKVLAESKMVTGDLGGNASTMEMAAEVRKKLEE from the coding sequence ATGTATAAAATAGCAGTTATACCCGGAGACGGGATTGGAAAAGAGGTAATGGAAGCAACCCTCCATGTGTTGGAAGCAGTAGATGTTGAATTTGATTATACTTTCGCCGATGCTGGAGATGAGCATATGGAGAAAACAGGGGTGGCATTACCTCAGGAAACAGTGGACATAGTTAAAGCATCCCAGGCATGTCTATTTGGGGCTGCAGGGGAATCAGCCGCTGATGTAATCGTTAAAATGAGGCAGGAACTCGATCTGTACGTGAACCTCCGGCCGGTTAAATCTTACCCTGGCACTAAATCCATTTTCAATAACCTGGACTTTGTCATAGTCCGTGAAAATACAGAAGGATTATACATAGGTCTGGAAGAGGAAACTGAGGAGGGGGCAACTGCTCTTCGAGTGGTCACCAGAAAGGCTTCTGAGAGGATATGCAAATTTGCCTTCGAATATGCTAAAAAAACAGGCAGGGATAAAGTAACCGCGGTACACAAGGCAAACGTCCTCAAAAAAACAGATGGGCTCTTCAAAGAGACATTCTACAAAGTAGCCGAAGATTATCCTGACATGGAACTGGATGACCGTTACGTGGATGCTACTGCCATGTTCTTCATCACCAAACCAGAAATGTTCGATGTGATTGTAACCACCAACCTCTTCGGAGACATACTGTCTGATGAAGGTGCAGGACTGGTGGGTGGACTGGGGTTGATCCCATCAGCCAATATCGGAGAAAACCAGGGATTGTTTGAACCAGTACATGGATCAGCACCAAATCATGCCGGTAAAGGAACTGCAAACCCCTCTGCCATGATATTATCCGCAGTTTTAATGTTGGATTACCTGGAAGAAAACGATGCAGCCCGCAAACTTGAAAATGCCTTGGTAAAAGTCCTGGCAGAAAGCAAAATGGTGACCGGTGATCTTGGTGGTAATGCATCCACCATGGAAATGGCTGCAGAAGTCAGAAAGAAACTGGAAGAATAA
- the mmp11 gene encoding methanogenesis marker protein 11, with product MEILTPRDLKDKFQDPWVAPYQKVLTMVNDDLVEIVEYHPCISGSQWMIYQYQHSSDIVLKAKRDGNRHTFLVKMGKSNLSLKPSLHAAGIEEVSVEGDEVKVVHAGLAGAGVGAAMCRGMAEGVLRVELQDIGGGSKVGRATVVTPRMEKVIIGIDDTDTKDEGATWTLAHNVGAELARQGYQYLDHITVQLYPHNPNKTQNCVAIALVFAVKPGEKDGLIRKVVELLKKDTLSDKTSIAVLQGLDVPRKLRSYSEAAKKSMLTVEEAEKVAQDVGVEMVEVTGSQGKIGALAALGMYNDIEEAVKVYY from the coding sequence ATGGAAATACTCACCCCCCGTGACTTAAAAGATAAATTCCAGGACCCCTGGGTTGCACCCTACCAGAAAGTCCTCACCATGGTAAATGATGATCTGGTGGAGATTGTGGAGTACCATCCCTGCATATCCGGATCCCAGTGGATGATCTACCAGTACCAGCACAGCAGTGACATAGTATTAAAAGCTAAAAGAGATGGTAACAGACACACATTCCTGGTAAAAATGGGTAAATCTAATTTAAGTCTCAAACCCAGTTTACACGCAGCAGGAATTGAAGAAGTCTCTGTTGAGGGGGATGAAGTTAAAGTGGTCCATGCTGGACTGGCCGGTGCTGGTGTAGGGGCAGCAATGTGCCGGGGAATGGCAGAGGGGGTGTTGAGGGTAGAACTTCAGGATATTGGGGGAGGATCCAAGGTGGGAAGAGCCACTGTAGTCACTCCTCGAATGGAAAAAGTGATTATTGGTATTGATGATACTGACACCAAAGACGAGGGTGCCACGTGGACATTAGCTCATAATGTTGGGGCAGAACTCGCCCGTCAGGGATATCAATATCTGGATCATATTACAGTACAATTATATCCTCATAATCCCAACAAAACCCAGAACTGTGTGGCCATAGCCCTAGTATTCGCAGTGAAACCTGGAGAAAAGGATGGGCTGATTCGGAAGGTAGTTGAATTACTGAAAAAAGATACTTTGTCTGATAAAACTTCAATTGCTGTTCTTCAAGGTCTAGATGTCCCAAGAAAACTCCGATCATATTCTGAGGCTGCTAAAAAATCCATGCTAACCGTGGAAGAAGCTGAAAAAGTGGCGCAAGATGTGGGAGTGGAAATGGTGGAAGTTACCGGTTCTCAGGGAAAAATTGGTGCATTGGCTGCTTTAGGGATGTACAATGACATTGAAGAGGCAGTGAAAGTATATTATTAA